The following are encoded together in the Streptomyces flavofungini genome:
- a CDS encoding zinc-binding dehydrogenase: MHAVVLHEFGPAANLSYESVPDPVPGPGQVRVAVRAAGVHFIETVMRAGAASDLAPPLPELPAIFGGEVAGVVDSVGPGVGQEWLGRHVVTSGGGPGGYAELAVAEVGKVHAVPEGLGFETAVAMIVTGATAMGLLDVAELRPDDVVLVTSAAGGVGRLVVQYAHETGATVVGAAGGPAKVAAVRKLGGRGGAEVVGVDYDEDGWGDEVRARIGGRRVSVVLDGVGGEKAATAFELLADGGRFVSIGSASQVEFVPGADVLAERGITYRDALLELIGHPERRPDQERRALAAAASGRLTPAVQSFPLAHAAEVHAALERRETTGKVVLVP; encoded by the coding sequence ATGCACGCCGTTGTTCTTCACGAGTTCGGACCCGCCGCGAACCTTTCGTACGAGAGCGTGCCCGACCCGGTGCCGGGGCCCGGGCAGGTGCGGGTGGCGGTGCGGGCCGCGGGGGTGCACTTCATCGAGACCGTGATGCGGGCGGGGGCCGCGAGCGATCTCGCGCCGCCGCTGCCGGAGCTGCCCGCGATCTTCGGCGGCGAGGTCGCCGGGGTGGTCGACTCGGTGGGGCCCGGGGTGGGGCAGGAGTGGCTGGGGCGGCACGTGGTGACGTCCGGGGGCGGGCCCGGCGGGTACGCGGAGTTGGCCGTCGCCGAGGTGGGGAAGGTGCACGCGGTGCCCGAGGGCCTCGGGTTCGAGACCGCCGTCGCCATGATCGTCACGGGGGCCACCGCCATGGGGCTGCTCGACGTCGCCGAACTGCGCCCCGACGACGTGGTGTTGGTGACGTCCGCCGCCGGGGGTGTGGGGCGGCTCGTGGTGCAGTACGCGCACGAGACGGGGGCCACCGTGGTGGGCGCCGCCGGTGGGCCCGCCAAGGTCGCAGCCGTGCGCAAGCTCGGGGGCCGAGGCGGTGCCGAGGTGGTCGGTGTCGACTACGACGAGGACGGGTGGGGCGACGAGGTGCGCGCCCGGATCGGCGGGCGCCGCGTCAGCGTCGTGCTCGACGGGGTGGGCGGGGAGAAGGCCGCCACCGCGTTCGAACTCCTCGCCGACGGGGGGCGGTTCGTCTCCATCGGGTCCGCGTCCCAGGTGGAGTTCGTGCCGGGTGCGGACGTGCTCGCCGAGCGCGGCATCACGTACCGCGACGCGCTCCTGGAGCTCATCGGGCACCCCGAGAGGCGGCCCGATCAGGAGCGGCGCGCCCTCGCCGCCGCCGCCTCGGGGCGGCTCACCCCCGCTGTCCAGTCGTTCCCGCTGGCCCACGCCGCCGAGGTGCACGCGGCGCTGGAGCGCCGGGAGACGACCGGCAAGGTGGTGCTCGTCCCGTGA
- the hemB gene encoding porphobilinogen synthase — MSTYGSFPGSRPRRLRTTPVMRRMVAETRLHPADLVLPAFVREGIGAPVPIDSMPGVFQHTRDTLRKAAVEAVEAGVSGIMLFGVPEESKKDGLGTVGTDPDGILQVALRDVRAEVGDDLIVMSDLCLDEFTDHGHCGVLDEQGRVDNDATLERYAEMAQVQADAGAHVVGPSGMMDGQIGVIRDALDQTGHEDVAVLAYTAKYSSAFYGPFREAVGSSLKGDRKTYQQDTANSRESLRELALDLEEGADMVMVKPAGPYLDILAKIAEASDVPVAAYQISGEYAMIEAAAERGWIDRDKAIMESLLGIKRAGAQMILTYWATEVARQL; from the coding sequence ATGAGTACGTACGGTTCGTTTCCCGGCTCGCGGCCCCGGCGGCTGCGTACCACCCCCGTGATGCGGCGCATGGTCGCCGAGACGCGGCTGCACCCGGCCGATCTGGTGCTGCCCGCGTTCGTGCGGGAGGGCATCGGCGCGCCCGTGCCGATCGACTCGATGCCGGGGGTGTTCCAGCACACCCGCGACACCCTGAGGAAGGCCGCCGTGGAGGCGGTCGAGGCGGGGGTCTCCGGGATCATGCTGTTCGGTGTGCCGGAGGAGTCCAAGAAGGACGGGCTCGGCACCGTGGGCACCGACCCCGACGGGATCCTGCAGGTCGCGCTGCGTGACGTGCGGGCCGAGGTCGGGGACGACCTGATCGTCATGTCCGACCTGTGTCTGGACGAGTTCACCGACCACGGCCACTGCGGTGTCCTGGACGAGCAGGGCCGGGTCGACAACGACGCGACCCTGGAGCGGTACGCCGAGATGGCGCAGGTCCAGGCCGACGCCGGGGCGCACGTGGTCGGGCCGAGCGGCATGATGGACGGCCAGATCGGCGTCATCCGCGACGCCCTCGACCAGACGGGGCACGAGGACGTGGCGGTCCTCGCGTACACGGCGAAGTACTCCTCGGCGTTCTACGGCCCCTTCAGGGAGGCCGTCGGCTCCTCGCTCAAGGGCGACCGCAAGACCTACCAGCAGGACACGGCCAACAGCCGTGAGTCCCTGCGCGAGTTGGCCCTCGACCTCGAAGAGGGCGCCGACATGGTGATGGTCAAGCCCGCGGGCCCCTACCTCGACATCCTGGCGAAGATCGCGGAGGCGTCGGACGTGCCCGTGGCCGCATACCAGATCAGCGGCGAGTACGCGATGATCGAGGCCGCCGCGGAGCGCGGGTGGATCGACCGCGACAAGGCGATCATGGAGTCGCTGCTCGGCATCAAGCGGGCGGGGGCGCAGATGATCCTCACCTACTGGGCCACCGAGGTGGCGCGGCAGCTCTAG
- a CDS encoding bifunctional uroporphyrinogen-III C-methyltransferase/uroporphyrinogen-III synthase → MSPTSNLPGLPAHGHVTFLGAGPGDPGLLTLRAVEALARADVLIAEPDVLDVVRVHARGGVDTPLPQAADGTSAGGDGPSASAAANLVMEGARGGRRVVRAVSGDPGLDAYAAGEMLACAAEGIPFEVVPGIAAAVGVPAYAGVPLRDAQGTDVRFVDARTASERCWGEVGASDGTVVVSTSLDSVAAAAGELVSAGRKPDTPMTVTVAGTTTRQRTWTATLGTIAQVLKQAKVLPSPDGGQAVIAVVGERSAAAQREQLSWFESKPLFGWRVLVPRTKEQAASLSDQLRSYGAVPHEVPTIAVEPPRTPQQMERAVKGLVTGRYEWIAFTSVNAVKAVREKFEEYGLDARAFAGIKVAAVGEQTAAALVAFGVKPDLVPSGEQSAAGLLEDWPPYDPVFDPIDRVFLPRADIATETLVAGLIDLGWEVDDVTAYRTVRASPPPAETREAIKGGGFDAVLFTSSSTVRNLVGIAGKPHNVTVIACIGPATAKTAEEHGLRVDVMAPEPSVHKLAAALAEFGARRRAAALEAGEAVTRPSERRPGARRRRAAAP, encoded by the coding sequence TTGAGCCCCACCTCGAACCTTCCCGGCCTTCCCGCACACGGGCACGTCACCTTTCTCGGTGCCGGACCCGGAGATCCGGGACTGCTGACCCTTCGCGCCGTCGAGGCGCTGGCCCGAGCGGATGTGTTGATCGCCGAGCCGGATGTTCTCGATGTCGTACGTGTGCACGCCCGAGGGGGTGTGGACACACCTCTCCCGCAGGCCGCTGACGGCACGTCAGCGGGTGGCGACGGGCCTTCGGCCTCAGCCGCGGCCAATCTTGTCATGGAGGGCGCGCGCGGCGGCAGGCGGGTCGTGCGGGCGGTCAGCGGTGATCCGGGCCTCGACGCCTACGCGGCCGGGGAGATGCTGGCCTGCGCCGCGGAGGGCATCCCCTTCGAGGTGGTGCCGGGCATCGCGGCCGCGGTCGGTGTGCCCGCGTACGCGGGGGTGCCGCTGCGGGACGCGCAGGGCACGGACGTCCGGTTCGTCGACGCCCGTACGGCCTCCGAGCGCTGCTGGGGGGAGGTCGGCGCGTCCGACGGGACCGTGGTCGTCTCCACGTCCCTGGACTCGGTCGCGGCCGCCGCCGGTGAGCTGGTGTCCGCCGGGCGCAAGCCCGACACCCCGATGACGGTGACCGTCGCCGGTACGACGACGCGCCAGCGCACCTGGACCGCGACGCTCGGCACCATCGCGCAGGTCCTCAAGCAGGCCAAGGTGCTGCCCTCGCCCGACGGCGGGCAGGCCGTCATAGCCGTGGTCGGTGAGCGCTCGGCCGCCGCGCAGCGCGAGCAGCTGTCGTGGTTCGAGTCGAAGCCGCTCTTCGGGTGGCGCGTCCTCGTACCGCGCACGAAGGAGCAGGCCGCCTCGCTCTCCGACCAGCTCCGGTCCTACGGCGCGGTGCCGCACGAGGTGCCGACGATCGCCGTCGAGCCGCCGCGGACGCCGCAGCAGATGGAGCGCGCGGTCAAGGGCCTGGTCACCGGGCGCTACGAGTGGATCGCCTTCACGTCGGTGAACGCGGTCAAGGCCGTGCGGGAGAAGTTCGAGGAGTACGGGCTCGACGCCCGGGCCTTCGCCGGGATCAAGGTCGCCGCGGTGGGCGAGCAGACCGCCGCCGCGCTGGTCGCCTTCGGCGTGAAGCCGGATCTCGTGCCGAGCGGGGAGCAGTCCGCCGCCGGCCTCCTGGAGGACTGGCCGCCGTACGACCCCGTCTTCGACCCGATCGACCGGGTGTTCCTGCCGCGCGCCGACATCGCCACGGAGACCCTGGTCGCCGGGCTCATCGACCTGGGCTGGGAGGTCGACGACGTGACGGCCTACCGGACCGTGCGGGCGTCGCCGCCGCCGGCGGAAACCCGGGAGGCCATCAAGGGCGGCGGGTTCGACGCGGTGCTCTTCACCTCGTCGAGCACCGTGCGGAACCTGGTGGGCATCGCGGGCAAGCCGCACAACGTGACCGTGATCGCCTGTATCGGGCCCGCCACCGCGAAGACCGCGGAGGAGCACGGGCTTCGGGTGGACGTGATGGCTCCTGAGCCTTCCGTGCACAAGTTGGCCGCTGCGCTGGCGGAGTTCGGGGCGCGGCGGCGCGCTGCCGCGCTGGAGGCCGGGGAAGCCGTCACGCGGCCGAGTGAGCGGCGGCCGGGGGCGCGGCGGCGGCGGGCGGCGGCGCCGTAG
- the hemC gene encoding hydroxymethylbilane synthase, protein MTEKALRLGTRRSKLAMAQSGQVARKVTELTGRPVELVEITTFGDTSREHLAQIGGTGVFVTALRDALLAGEVDFAVHSLKDLPTAQPEELTLAAVPEREDPRDVLIARDGLTFAQLGDGARVGTGSPRRMAQLNAYARNHGTSIEAVPIRGNIDTRIGYVRDGKLDAVVLAAAGLNRVGRIDEVTDFLSVDTVLPAPGQGALAIECAATHASLAAALAELDDPYTRVAVTAERSLLAALEAGCSAPVGALADLLADGQVVKEMRLRGVVGATDGSTLVQLSTTGPVPGTHDQALALGRELAAEMLAKGAAGLMGERAL, encoded by the coding sequence ATGACCGAGAAGGCACTCAGACTCGGGACCAGGCGCAGCAAGCTGGCCATGGCCCAGTCCGGGCAGGTGGCGAGGAAGGTCACCGAGCTGACGGGGCGGCCCGTCGAGCTCGTCGAGATCACCACGTTCGGCGACACCTCCCGCGAGCACCTCGCGCAGATCGGCGGCACCGGTGTGTTCGTCACCGCGCTGCGCGACGCGCTGCTCGCCGGTGAGGTCGACTTCGCCGTGCACTCCCTGAAGGACCTGCCGACCGCGCAGCCCGAGGAGTTGACGCTCGCCGCGGTGCCCGAGCGCGAGGACCCGCGGGACGTGCTGATCGCCCGCGACGGCCTGACGTTCGCGCAGCTCGGCGACGGCGCCCGCGTCGGCACCGGCTCGCCGCGCCGGATGGCGCAGCTCAACGCCTACGCGCGCAACCACGGCACGTCCATAGAGGCCGTCCCGATCCGCGGGAACATCGACACCCGCATCGGATACGTGCGCGACGGAAAGCTGGACGCCGTCGTGCTGGCCGCCGCGGGACTCAACCGCGTCGGCCGGATCGACGAGGTGACCGACTTCCTGTCGGTCGACACCGTTCTGCCCGCCCCCGGCCAGGGGGCACTGGCGATCGAGTGCGCCGCGACCCACGCGTCACTCGCCGCCGCGCTCGCCGAGCTCGACGACCCGTACACCCGGGTCGCCGTGACCGCCGAGCGATCCCTGCTCGCCGCCCTGGAGGCCGGTTGCAGCGCACCTGTGGGTGCGTTGGCCGACCTTCTGGCCGACGGGCAGGTTGTCAAGGAAATGCGCCTGCGCGGCGTCGTCGGTGCCACCGACGGCTCGACGCTGGTGCAGCTGTCCACCACCGGTCCCGTGCCCGGGACACACGACCAGGCGCTGGCACTCGGGCGGGAACTCGCCGCCGAGATGCTCGCCAAGGGCGCGGCCGGTCTGATGGGGGAGCGAGCACTTTGA
- a CDS encoding glutamyl-tRNA reductase — translation MSLLVVGLSHRSAPVSVLERAALTVDAQARLLHDTVAAEPAAEAAVLATCNRIELYADVDKFHAGVAELSTLLALHSGVGLEELTPYLYVHYEDRAVHHLFSVACGLDSMVVGEGQILGQIKDALGRAQELHTAGRLLNDLFQQALRVGKRAHSETGIDRAGQSLVTFGLEQLAGREPVHAWAKGKRALVIGAGSMSSLAAATLARSGVDEVVVANRTLDRAERLAEILTEGGTGVLARAVPMAEVAGELTRADVAVSCTGATGLVLTAADVTAAVAGRVGAARDDVRDDARDGGRAGHDGSACDDDDCVIAPHTGTDEPAGTAVPDAGGCPVGSHVGDETAYEQHAALVDNSPAVGGPVRVSRPAPAMVPAARAAALYLLDLAMPRDIDAAAHRLTGVRLVDIESLADASADAPMAADVDAVRTIVSDEVAAFGAAQRAAHITPTVVALRTMAADVVSGEIARLDGRLPGLGDKERAEITQTVRRVVDKLLHAPTVRVKQLASEPGGAGYADALRTLFDLDPETVAAVSRADLLSNAGGQHNQLHENDEPKRGRA, via the coding sequence ATGAGTCTCCTCGTCGTAGGCCTCAGCCACCGCAGCGCCCCCGTGAGCGTCCTCGAGCGGGCCGCGCTCACCGTCGACGCGCAGGCCAGGCTGCTGCACGACACGGTGGCCGCCGAGCCCGCGGCGGAGGCCGCCGTGCTCGCCACCTGCAACCGCATCGAGCTGTACGCGGACGTGGACAAGTTCCACGCGGGCGTTGCCGAGCTGTCGACGCTGCTCGCCCTGCACAGCGGGGTCGGCCTGGAGGAGCTCACTCCTTATCTGTACGTCCACTACGAGGACCGGGCCGTCCACCACCTGTTCTCGGTGGCGTGCGGGCTCGACTCCATGGTCGTCGGCGAGGGGCAGATCCTCGGCCAGATCAAGGACGCGCTGGGGCGAGCGCAGGAGCTGCACACCGCGGGCCGCCTCCTCAACGACCTCTTCCAGCAGGCCCTGCGCGTGGGCAAGCGGGCACACTCGGAGACCGGTATCGACCGGGCCGGGCAGTCGCTCGTCACCTTCGGCCTGGAGCAGCTGGCCGGGCGCGAGCCCGTGCACGCCTGGGCCAAGGGCAAGCGCGCCCTGGTGATCGGCGCGGGCTCGATGTCCTCGCTGGCCGCGGCGACGCTCGCGCGCTCCGGCGTGGACGAGGTCGTCGTCGCCAACCGCACCCTGGACCGGGCCGAGCGCCTGGCCGAGATCCTCACCGAGGGCGGCACGGGAGTGCTCGCGCGTGCCGTGCCGATGGCCGAGGTGGCCGGGGAGCTGACACGTGCCGACGTGGCCGTGTCCTGCACCGGCGCCACGGGGCTCGTCCTCACGGCGGCCGACGTCACGGCGGCGGTCGCGGGACGCGTCGGTGCCGCACGGGACGACGTACGGGATGACGCACGGGACGGCGGGCGCGCCGGTCACGACGGCTCCGCCTGCGATGACGACGACTGCGTGATCGCGCCGCACACCGGCACCGACGAGCCCGCGGGGACCGCCGTCCCGGACGCGGGCGGCTGCCCCGTCGGTTCGCACGTCGGCGACGAGACCGCGTACGAGCAGCACGCCGCGCTCGTGGACAACAGCCCCGCCGTGGGCGGCCCGGTGCGGGTGAGCCGTCCGGCGCCCGCCATGGTGCCGGCCGCCCGCGCCGCCGCGCTGTACCTGCTCGACCTCGCCATGCCCCGCGACATCGACGCCGCCGCGCACCGCCTCACCGGCGTGCGCCTGGTCGACATCGAGTCCCTCGCGGACGCCTCCGCCGACGCGCCGATGGCCGCCGACGTGGACGCCGTGCGCACCATCGTGTCCGACGAGGTCGCCGCGTTCGGTGCCGCCCAGCGGGCCGCGCACATCACGCCGACCGTCGTCGCGCTGCGCACCATGGCCGCCGACGTCGTCAGCGGCGAGATCGCCCGGCTCGACGGCAGGCTGCCCGGACTCGGCGACAAGGAGCGCGCGGAGATCACGCAGACCGTGCGCCGCGTCGTCGACAAGCTGCTGCACGCGCCGACGGTGCGGGTGAAGCAGCTCGCCAGCGAGCCCGGCGGCGCCGGGTACGCCGACGCCCTGCGCACCCTCTTCGACCTCGACCCCGAGACGGTCGCCGCCGTCTCCCGCGCCGACCTGCTGAGCAACGCCGGCGGCCAGCACAACCAGCTCCACGAGAACGACGAACCCAAGCGAGGCCGCGCATGA
- a CDS encoding redox-sensing transcriptional repressor Rex, producing the protein MATGRTHRPATRSRGIPEATVARLPLYLRALTALSERSVPTVSSEELAAAAGVNSAKLRKDFSYLGSYGTRGVGYDVEYLVYQISRELGLTQDWPVVIVGIGNLGAALANYGGFASRGFRVAALIDADPAMAGKPVAGMPVQHTDDLEKIIGDNGVSIGVIATPAGAAQQVCDRLVAAGVTSILNFAPTVLTVPDGVDVRKVDLSIELQILAFHEQRKAGEESAADGADAAAGPAVAKDKHRKGPDGDVPAVMPA; encoded by the coding sequence GTGGCAACTGGCCGAACTCACCGACCGGCGACCCGCAGCCGAGGGATTCCCGAGGCCACCGTCGCCAGGCTTCCGCTGTACCTGAGGGCTCTGACCGCGCTGTCGGAGCGCTCGGTTCCCACGGTCTCCTCCGAGGAGCTCGCGGCCGCCGCGGGGGTCAACTCCGCGAAGCTGCGCAAGGACTTCTCCTACCTCGGGTCCTACGGGACGAGGGGTGTCGGCTACGACGTCGAGTACCTCGTGTACCAGATCTCCCGTGAGCTCGGCCTGACCCAGGACTGGCCGGTTGTCATCGTCGGTATCGGTAACCTCGGCGCCGCGCTCGCCAATTACGGTGGGTTCGCCTCGCGCGGTTTCCGCGTGGCCGCCCTCATAGACGCCGATCCGGCGATGGCGGGCAAGCCCGTCGCCGGGATGCCGGTGCAGCACACGGACGACCTCGAGAAGATCATCGGTGACAACGGCGTCTCGATCGGCGTCATCGCGACCCCGGCGGGCGCCGCCCAGCAGGTCTGCGACCGGCTCGTGGCCGCGGGCGTCACGTCCATCCTGAACTTCGCGCCGACCGTCCTGACCGTCCCCGACGGCGTCGACGTGCGCAAGGTCGACCTCTCCATCGAGTTGCAGATCCTCGCCTTCCACGAGCAGCGCAAGGCCGGTGAGGAGTCCGCCGCCGACGGCGCCGACGCCGCGGCCGGGCCCGCCGTGGCCAAGGACAAGCACCGCAAGGGACCCGACGGGGACGTTCCCGCCGTGATGCCGGCATGA
- a CDS encoding glutaredoxin family protein, which translates to MSPLFRRGGGTAKKVPGDRLVTLIGKPGCHLCDDAEAVVQRVCGELGVAWEKKDITVDEALHKEYWEQIPVVLVDGEQHTFWRVDEGRLRRELLG; encoded by the coding sequence ATGAGTCCTCTTTTCCGCCGTGGTGGCGGCACAGCGAAGAAGGTGCCCGGCGACCGCCTGGTGACGTTGATCGGCAAGCCCGGGTGTCACCTGTGCGACGACGCGGAGGCCGTGGTCCAACGCGTCTGCGGTGAGCTGGGCGTCGCCTGGGAGAAGAAGGACATCACCGTGGACGAGGCGCTGCACAAGGAGTACTGGGAGCAGATTCCGGTGGTGCTCGTGGACGGGGAGCAGCACACGTTCTGGCGGGTGGACGAGGGGCGGCTGCGGCGGGAGTTGCTGGGGTAG
- a CDS encoding HAD family hydrolase has product MAALGWLHPRRRSATARSVLAGEASAEAARKSSQELEELHGRAADAPPDETAPEAPEFPVAGDEKAAAFFDLDNTVMQGAALFHFGRGLYKRKFFQRRELARFAWQQAWFRMAGIEDPEHMQDARDSALSIVKGHRVAELMSIGEEIYDEYMAERIWPGTRALAQAHLDAGQKVWLVTAAPVETATIIARRLGLTGALGTVAESVHGVYTGKLVGEPLHGPAKAEAVRALAAAEGLDLARCAAYSDSHNDIPMLSLVGHPYAINPDAKLRKHARAREWRLRDYRTGRKAAKVGIPAAAGVGALAGGTAAAIALHRRRH; this is encoded by the coding sequence ATGGCCGCTCTCGGTTGGCTCCACCCCCGCAGGCGCTCCGCCACCGCGCGCAGCGTCCTGGCAGGCGAGGCCTCGGCGGAGGCAGCGCGCAAGTCGTCACAGGAGCTGGAAGAGCTCCACGGCCGGGCAGCGGACGCCCCGCCCGACGAGACTGCACCCGAGGCCCCCGAGTTCCCGGTCGCCGGCGACGAGAAGGCCGCCGCGTTCTTCGACCTCGACAACACCGTGATGCAGGGCGCCGCCCTCTTCCACTTCGGCCGCGGCCTGTACAAGCGGAAGTTCTTCCAGCGCCGCGAGCTCGCCCGGTTCGCCTGGCAGCAGGCGTGGTTCCGGATGGCGGGCATCGAGGACCCCGAGCACATGCAGGACGCCCGCGACAGCGCCCTGTCCATCGTCAAGGGCCACCGCGTCGCCGAGCTGATGTCCATCGGCGAGGAGATCTACGACGAGTACATGGCCGAGCGCATCTGGCCGGGCACCCGCGCCCTGGCCCAGGCCCACCTCGACGCCGGACAGAAGGTCTGGCTGGTCACGGCCGCACCGGTGGAGACGGCCACGATCATCGCCCGCCGCCTCGGCCTGACCGGCGCCCTGGGCACCGTCGCCGAGTCCGTGCACGGCGTGTACACGGGCAAGCTCGTCGGCGAGCCGCTGCACGGCCCCGCGAAGGCCGAGGCCGTCCGCGCCCTGGCCGCCGCCGAGGGTCTGGACCTGGCCCGCTGCGCCGCGTACAGCGACTCCCACAACGACATCCCGATGCTGTCGCTCGTCGGACATCCCTACGCGATCAACCCCGACGCCAAGCTGCGCAAGCACGCCCGCGCCCGCGAATGGCGACTGCGGGACTACCGCACGGGCCGCAAGGCCGCGAAGGTCGGCATCCCGGCCGCCGCGGGCGTCGGCGCCCTCGCGGGCGGCACGGCGGCCGCGATCGCCCTGCACCGCCGCCGCCACTGA
- a CDS encoding ECF subfamily RNA polymerase sigma factor, BldN family — translation MYPHVGVDASGLATLRATVVDRLRGFVPTAYAVPAFAVPAPAGPCYALADGGAAVTRRTRSAAATTTHRRPAADSDSARMMELVERAQAGESDAFGRLYDQYSDTVYRYIYYRVGGKATAEDLTSETFLRALRRIGTFTWQGRDFGAWLVTIARNLVADHFKSSRFRLEVTTGEMLDANEVERSPEDSVLESLSNAALLDAVRRLNPQQQECVTLRFLQGLSVAETARVMGKNEGAIKTLQYRAVRTLARLLPDDAR, via the coding sequence GTGTACCCACACGTCGGGGTTGACGCCTCGGGCCTGGCTACGCTGCGCGCGACGGTCGTGGACCGCCTGCGCGGCTTCGTCCCCACCGCGTACGCCGTCCCCGCCTTCGCCGTCCCGGCACCCGCCGGGCCGTGCTACGCCCTGGCGGACGGCGGTGCGGCTGTGACCAGACGGACGCGCTCCGCCGCCGCCACGACCACCCACCGCCGCCCCGCGGCGGACAGCGACAGCGCCCGCATGATGGAACTCGTCGAGCGCGCCCAAGCAGGCGAGTCGGACGCCTTCGGCCGCCTCTACGACCAGTACAGCGACACCGTCTACCGCTACATCTACTACCGCGTCGGCGGCAAGGCGACCGCCGAGGACCTCACCAGCGAGACGTTCCTCCGCGCCCTGCGCAGGATCGGTACGTTCACGTGGCAGGGCCGCGACTTCGGCGCCTGGCTCGTCACCATCGCCCGCAACCTCGTGGCCGACCACTTCAAGTCGAGCCGCTTCCGCCTCGAGGTCACCACCGGTGAGATGCTCGACGCCAACGAGGTCGAGCGCAGCCCCGAGGACTCCGTCCTGGAGTCCCTGTCGAACGCCGCGCTCCTCGACGCGGTCCGCCGCCTCAACCCCCAGCAGCAGGAGTGCGTGACGCTGCGCTTCCTGCAAGGCCTCTCCGTGGCCGAGACCGCCCGCGTCATGGGCAAGAACGAAGGCGCGATCAAGACCCTCCAGTACCGGGCGGTCCGCACCCTCGCCCGACTCCTCCCGGACGACGCCCGCTAG
- a CDS encoding DUF5667 domain-containing protein — protein sequence MIANVSAHRRANAFAQALEEQSDQDPAAEQPEDSAATSVAARADTAPPGAAERDRMLALADGLARLPAPQLDPEVKVVQRAQLVAAMEAMFAEGTAAGDGTGPSVPEQRSRKGAKGAHRAGPLRKLKPRTRLSKGIAAGGLTVGVAAGAFGGVAAASGDALPGDSLYGLKRGMEDLKLGMADSDTDRGRLYLDQASTRLNEARRLMERSRSGHLDHESVGEVRRALSGMRHDAAEGHRLLLEAYERDGSLGPIQALSAFTQSHRGSWSALRDKLPVQLGDVGEQVSSVFDAMEQEVEPLRSLLPSSKPDKGGSPDQGPRQGSSTGTHREGPTPRDSDDSGRDQSPHKPKPSSSGHKESQEGLLPGVTDGLLDPPAEKAPSSPSDTHEDKKSPSTKHPKPGSPEVTLPPLLPGLLPELGIEGEDQK from the coding sequence GTGATCGCGAACGTATCGGCACACCGGCGGGCGAACGCCTTCGCCCAGGCCCTGGAGGAGCAGTCCGACCAGGACCCGGCGGCCGAGCAGCCCGAAGATTCCGCCGCGACCTCGGTGGCCGCCCGAGCCGACACCGCGCCCCCCGGCGCGGCCGAGCGCGACCGGATGCTCGCGCTCGCCGACGGACTCGCACGGCTGCCCGCGCCCCAGCTGGACCCCGAGGTCAAAGTGGTCCAGCGGGCCCAGCTGGTGGCCGCCATGGAAGCCATGTTCGCGGAGGGCACGGCGGCGGGCGACGGCACAGGCCCTTCCGTACCGGAGCAGCGCTCCCGAAAAGGCGCCAAGGGCGCCCACCGGGCCGGCCCCCTGCGGAAACTCAAGCCACGCACCCGGCTGTCCAAAGGCATCGCCGCCGGCGGACTCACCGTGGGCGTCGCGGCCGGAGCCTTCGGCGGCGTGGCCGCGGCGAGCGGAGACGCCCTCCCCGGCGACTCGCTCTACGGCCTCAAGCGCGGCATGGAAGACCTCAAGCTCGGCATGGCCGACAGCGACACCGACCGCGGCCGGCTCTATCTGGACCAGGCCTCGACCCGGCTCAACGAGGCCCGCCGCCTGATGGAGCGCTCCCGCTCCGGCCACCTCGACCACGAATCCGTCGGCGAGGTCCGCCGCGCCCTCTCCGGCATGCGCCACGACGCCGCCGAGGGCCACCGCCTCCTCCTCGAAGCGTACGAACGCGACGGCTCACTCGGCCCCATCCAGGCCCTGTCCGCCTTCACCCAGTCCCATCGCGGCAGTTGGAGCGCCCTGCGCGACAAGCTCCCCGTCCAGCTCGGCGACGTCGGCGAGCAGGTCAGCTCCGTCTTCGACGCCATGGAGCAGGAAGTCGAGCCGCTGCGCTCCCTCTTGCCCAGCAGCAAGCCCGACAAGGGCGGCTCCCCCGACCAGGGCCCCCGCCAGGGCTCCTCCACCGGCACCCACCGCGAGGGCCCCACCCCCCGCGACTCCGACGACTCCGGCCGCGACCAGTCCCCGCACAAGCCGAAGCCGTCCTCGTCCGGCCACAAGGAAAGCCAGGAAGGCCTCCTCCCCGGCGTCACCGACGGTCTCCTCGACCCGCCCGCCGAGAAGGCCCCCTCCTCCCCCTCCGACACCCACGAGGACAAGAAGAGCCCCAGCACCAAGCACCCCAAGCCCGGAAGCCCGGAAGTCACCCTCCCGCCCCTGCTCCCCGGCCTCCTCCCGGAACTGGGCATCGAGGGCGAAGACCAGAAGTAA